AGGCTTTCTTTTGAATAGTTGTGAACCTTTCGGTAAGCTTTAACATAAGCGCCAAGGAGCCAGGGCCAGGCAGTGCCATTGTGGTAGGCTGCATCTCTAGTTGCTGGATCTCCCTGATAACGTCCTTTATACAGAGGGTGATCTGTCGAGAGGGTCCTAAGTCCGAAGGGGATCAAGAGATCTTTCTCAACTCTATCCACTATCGCTTTTTCTTTTTCAGGGGAAAGCATGGTATAGGGTAGAGCCACTGCAAAGATTTGATTGGGACGGATTGCAGAGTCTTTAACCTCATTTCCTGCTTCGTCCTTATATACAAGGTCAAAGAGGCAGTTCTTTTCCGGATTCCAGAAAACTCTCTCAAAGTTTGAGGCTACTCCAGCTGCAAGAGTCTCATAAGTGGAAACATTTTTTTCTAGAAGGGTGCCCAGACTGGAAGCGGTTTTCAGGGCATTGTACCAGAGAGCGTTGATTTCACAGGCTTTACCTGCTCTTGGAGTTATTTCCTGCTCCCCTACTTTAGCATCCATCCAGGTTAACTGAGGACCCTGCCGGATTAGATAATCGGAGTCCATACCGATTCCAAAGTCCGTACCCTTACGATAATTATCTATTATACTATCCACGGTTTCCCAGACATCTGAGAGGAAAAGGAAGTCTTTTGTATATGCGAAATACCGACCCAGGGCGTGAATGAACCAGAGAGAAGCATCCACAGTATTGTAAATCGGTTCTCCCCCAAGCGACAGAAAAGCATTTGGGATCAGACCTCTCCTACAATATTTGGAATAATTTTTGAGAATAGATTTTGCCTCCTCGAAGCGGCGAGGAATTAGAAGCAAGCCAGGTATGGAGATCATGGTATCCCGTCCCCAGTCAGAAAACCAGTGATATCCTGCAATCACCGTATTTTCCCCTGAAGAGGGATTTTTCACTATAAAAGAATCGGTTGCCCTGAGAAGCTTGAGAGCAAAAGGCTCGGTAAGTCTTGAATTAAAGGCAAGAAGATTTTGCCTGTATACTTCCCTTGTATAGAGCTCCTCAACCTGCTCTAGCGTCAGAGAAGAGATATCTTCTGTTGAAGCGGCAATAAAAAAATGAGATGTTCCTGCTTTGAGTTTGCTTTCGAAATAGCCCGGATTGAAGTTGTCTTCCTGGAAGTTAAGCCCTCTTTGTTTTTCAATATCATACTCAAAGTTATAGTACCATTTGGGATCAGAATGATACTGGAGATTGGAAGAAAGCGAAAAAGCAAAACCATTAGAACTTTCCAGTTTTACTCCTGAAGGACTGGCTTCCTGAGAGAAGGAGATATCTCCTGAGCGAGTAGTGTGGTGGAAGTTTCTAGAATTTACCAGCGGAAAGATTCTCAGCAAAGCTCCATCTCTTCTGGCTCTGATATCATACAGAACACAGGTCGTATTGCTGTTGTGAATCATGAAAACTTTTTTCTTCACGGTAAATGGTCCTGGGTGATAAATCCAGAGAGGAAATGGAGCAAGAATAAATTTGGAAATATAATTGAATCCTGAAGGAAAAACAGTACCCGGATATTTATGGGTTGCCAACCTATAAACCTCGTCATTAATCGCAATTTCTTCATCAAGGGAGGAAAGCAATACGAACCTTCCTGGAGAGTTTTTCGGAGCTGCCACAAGCAGTCCGTGATAAGTCCTTGTTCCCGCCCCTATAACAGTAGATGAGGCGTATCCCCCGAGTCCGTTTCCTACAATCCACTCTTTCTTTATTCCTTCTTCATATGTGGAAAAGGAATCCGTTCCAAACCTGATTCCACTCATACTATCTGGTTAGAATTTAGTCTCTTAAATATATGTACCTTTTCATATTATTGAAGATGTATAATAAAGCAAAGTGAGTAGTTTATAATAGAGAATGCCAAATTATTGTACTTTCAGGTGCAAACATAAACTATTTTAGATGTGCAGGTTATAAGAATGTGAGAATCATGAAGCAAGACCTTTTAGAAATCCTTGGTGATATCTTTAAATCCTCTGGATATAATGTCACAATATGCAGCCAGAGTGATATTCTTGTGGAGAAAAACGGGCATCAGGCTTATATCAGGTGTACCCTGCAGCCAGATCGCAAGGAAATAAAAGCCTTTTCCGAAAAGATAGGAGACTGTACAGGAATTTACGTAATGACCGAGAAAGGGTCTGAAGAATTATTCGATTACGCAGCTGAATTTGGGATTTATGTATGGGATAGGGATGAACTGGCTCTTCAAATTGGAAGATCGGTGCTTGTAAATCTGGAAAGAAAATCAAAGGTTTCGTATTCAGAACCGCGAATACTGCCAGCAAATGAAGCACGAGATCCGTACAGGCAACCAGCTTTAGAGCTAGTAAAAAACTGGAATCCAGAAGAAGAGCTCAGACAGGAATCTTACCCTAACGGAGAAATCCTGCCCTCTCAGAGTCAGCAAATCGAAACCGATAAACTTTCTTTTGAGAATCAATTCGGAATACAGGGCTTTGAGGAGAGAGAAGATTTAAGGAAATCAGAACGGGTTGAGGTTTCAGATATCGAATCTTATGAGATGTTGAATATACAATCTGTAGAGCCAAGAATTTCTAAAAAGCAGGCGATGATTATTGCAAAACCCTATTTAAGCAGCCCCAGGGATGCGATTTTGAAATTTGTGCCTTTCTGGAAATATAAATATAGTGTTGAAGCAGAAAAACGCTTCAGGTCAAAGGTACTGAGTATTGCAGGAAAAGGGAAAGGTTTTCTTAACGCTTTAAACAAATCAAAAGAAGAGATGGAAGTCGAAGGACTGGCTGCACCTACAAGAATTCCTGCCGTACAGTATGAGTTAAAAAGACCGATCGTGGATAAAAAACAGGCAGAAAAGATTCTTCTTGACTCAATAATAGAAGAGAATACACGCGAGATACGCTTTAACAATACAGAAGGACAGGCTGTTATATATGAACACAGGAGCATCAGTCCAAAATCTGAAGAGATACAGCTTGATCTGGAGCTTGTATACATTCCCATCTGGGAAGTGAAAGGGAAACGCAATTCTCTGGAGATTAATGCTTATAATGCAAAGATTCCTGAGAAGCCTGTTGATGAAGATGTCGAGTTTCTATGATTTTAAACGCAAAAAAATATTGGGAGAAAAATATATAAAATAGAAAATATATTTTTATATATTAGCAACGTAAAGATTCTCTGAAAAAGAATCCACACTCTGCCCTTCCAGCTTCCTGTGAAAAAGACTCTTTCAGGGGAAAAAGCGCAATTTTACAATAAACGTTATATTCGCCCGATGCAAGAGTATATAACGTTTGGAAATTATCTGTAAGCTGTAACGGTTGGCATCTTATAGAAAATAGAACACATAAAATTTTGTAAAGTATGGAAAGTAAAAAAAGAGGTGCATAAATGATAGAAGTAACAGACAAAGCTGCTGCAGAATTGAAATCACTGCTTGAACAAGAAGGAAAACCTGATCTTGCTCTCAGAATTTTTGTTGCCGGGGTTGCCTGCAGCGGAATTCAGTATGGATTAGCTTTTGACGATGAACTGAAGGAAGACGACGTCACTATGGAAAGTAACGGAATAAAACTTGTTATGGCAAAAGAAATAGAAAGGAACTTCTCTGAGGGCAGCATCGACTTTATTGAGGATGAAAACGGAAAGGGTTTTCTTATCCGCAACCCCTCAGCTGGCGGCGGATGCGGCACCTGTGGAGGATGCCATTAAGAAAAGTAAAATCGCGCTGAATGTATTGAACCTGAAAAAGTAAAGAAATTAAAGGAGAAGCAAGTCTATGTTCCCAGGAATGGGAGGGATAGGTGGCCGGGGTATGAACCCGGCTAAGATGAAGCAGATGATGAAACAGATGGGAATTGATATTAAAGAGCTCAAGGATGTTCAGGAAGTAGTCATAAAGACTGCGAACTCTAATATTATTATAGAGAATGCAAACGTCAGCATAATGACAGTCCAAGGCTCGGAAACATACCAGATTGTAGGTGACGCAAAAGAAGTCCCAAGAGAACTGGAAATTCCCGCTGAAGATATAAAACTCGTAATGGAGCAAACCGGCGTTTCTGAAGATGAAGCACGGAGAGCTTTGCAAAATTCAAACGGAGATCTGGCAGAAGCCATTGTGTCACTTTCTTCTGCCTGATTCCTTTTTTATATTAATTTTGACAGAAATATTTTGACCTACTGTCGGTACTCTAATATTTTTCTACCCAATAGGGTACTTTGATGCTTTTCTACCTCATTTAATAACAACTTTGATGCTTTTCTACCTTACTTAATAACAATTCACATTGACTTGTTTGATGAATATATAATAAAAAACCAAGAATTAATCTCCTAATTATATATTCGTTATTAGTTTTATAGTAATATTACACACTGATAAGTATCTTTATCTAGCAGACGAATAAAAAATAACTGGTAAAGAGATAAAAACAAATTATGTGATAAATGTATAACCTTGTATGGGGATAATTAGTCACGAGTTTTTTTGAAGTGAGAAACTGTTTTATTATTTATTAAATAAGGCTTAAGTTACTATATGGGGGCAAAAGAGTGGGTAGTTTTAACAATATAGGAAATAACAATAAATGTTTCTGTGCATTCATTCCACCTTATGTTCTTGATAATATGGCAAAAGCTGGAATTGAGGAGGCAAAATCGACTATTGTGCAGAGCCAGGCTTTCCGGGAAAACAGGGCTGAGGCTTCAAAGAAGATGAGTCTGGGGGCTGAGTTCCTTGGAGCTGCTGTGACTACAGGCAAAGCATATGTGAAGGTATATGATTGTGAACATACATCAAAACTTCAAAATAAACTGGTGCGTGATCAAGGAGGCAATTCCTCTCCTACAGGCATTGATGCCGTGGATCTTGTATATGATTATGCTAGTACAAATCGTGATATATTAAGGAATTTTTTTTAAGCGAGATTCCCTGGGCAACAATGGTATGAATCTGATATGCAATGTACATTACGGCGTAAAATTCAATAACGCTTTTTGGGATGGCGAGCAAATAACTCTCGGTGATGGAGACAGCGCACGATTCGCCAGTTTTGCCAAGTCCCTTGATGTAATAGCTCATGAACTAGGTCATGGTATTGTTGAGAATACTGCAAAATTAGTGTATAAAGGTCAATCTGGCGCGTTAAATGAACACTTCGCTGATGTATTTGGAACTGTGATTACGCAGTTGGCCGAAAATCAGACTGCGGACACGGCTGATTGGTTAATCGGGGACGAGATCATGGGCCCTGATTTATATGGGGAAGCTCTTCGTTCTATGAGTGAACCTGGTACTGCATATGATAACAGTATTTTAGGCAAGGATCCCCAGCCTGCGCATGTGAAAGACATGTACACTGGCACTGAAGATCAAGGTGGTGTACATATCAACAGCGGCATTATGAATAAAGCTTTTTACCTTACAGCCATCGAAATCGGAACCGACGAAGCAGCCTTAATCTGGTATAATGCATTACAGAACCTCTGGCCTACTGCTAATTTCAAGGAAGCTGTCGGAGAGATTGTAAGAGCTGCACGGATTCTTGCGAAAAATAAAAGGGTTGATAAGAACGCAACACAGAGAGTAAGAACAGCTTTTAGGGAAGTCGGATTGTTTTAAATTAGATTAACCAGCATAAAACTTAACTTAGTAGAAAGTAGGCTCTGTAGAAATCTCTTAATTCACAACACTTCAAAATTACAACATTGACAAATATGATACAATATATTTACGGTTAATACAATTATTTATGAATTCCATTTAGCCGATTGATGTGATTTTTAGGGGTTTCTGCAGAGCCGAGAAAGCAACAGCTGTAAACTGGCTTAATACCTGAATAATATAATAATTTATAAATAATTACAGCTAACAGTAATTAAAACAGATGTTTTTATATTGAGTTGTCTCATAAAGCATTTCTAATGCCTTCGTGAAAGCGGTTGGAGCTTTTCTATGAGTAGGGCAGATGGTTATAATGCACATAGACTTTGAAAGTTCAGGTGGATATGCCAATATCAGGTTAACGTATCATGGAAACACTGACACGCTTCCCGAAGAAGTTGCCAATAAGCTCATACAGCTCGTAGAAAGCTCCAAAGTATTTGAGCTTGAAAAAAAGGAGGTAACTCCCATCTTACCTGGTCCTCCTGACGTATTACACTATAAACTTACGATTCATGAGGGAAATAGGAGAATTTCTTTATCTTTTAATGACGTTACGGTTCCTGAATCGTTATTTCCACTAATAAGTTTTTTGCAAGAACTTGCATGGGAGCAGGCCGGGAAGGATAATAGATGACTTAATCTCTTAATTTAATTAGATCAAACATATATCAATCGAATCTGACTTATGATATTTGTTTAATTTAATATTAACCACAGAATAACCTTATGTGCATATGATTATATGGGGAAGCTCTCCGTTCACTGGCTGCTTCTGAAACTGTATAATAATAATTCCCTTTTTGGCAGGAACTCTCAACCTGATCATATGGGAAAATGTTACACTGGTTCTAATGATACTGGACAGATGAAAGGCGAAAAAAGAGATTTTAAAACAGATATAGGGTGAGCATGGCAGCGATCCTGAGTTCCCGAAGGCTCGCGCACTTCAGTACAGTCAGGAACGTGGGCAGGCTTATCTTCTGTTTTGGGGAGGGGAACGGGAGTTGCCCTGCCGCTATGGCCGCCACACTCGCCTATGAACGGAATTGATGAATGAAATTTGTCTATGACAAACGCAAGACAAGAAGTCATGTACGGTGCTGCAAGACTGGATTTCGCCTGGACCGGATTAGGAAAGGAACGGATGGTTAGTAAACGCGGACTGAACACCTCGTTGCCTTGGTGCTTACATCCCGTTTCTATCAAACCGGTCTTTTACCGGAATCCTTAATGAGGTCTATTTTTAGGTCGGATTTCGAGCTTAGATGCATTCAGCTCTTATTCCTTAGCGCGTAGCTGCCCGGCAATGCCCTGTCGAACAACCGGTACACAAGTGGCGCCGCTGCTTGGTTCCTCTCGTACTAAAAGCAGCTTACCCGCAGACCTCAGACACCTCTAGTAGATAGTAACCGACCTGTCTCACGACGGTCTAAACCCAGCTCACGATCTCCTTTAATAGGCGAACAACCTCACCCTTGGCCGATGCTGCACGGCCAGGATGGAAAGAACCGACATCGAGGTAGCAAGCTGCCGGGTCGATATGTACTCTTGCCGGCAACGACTCAATTATCCCCGGGGTAACTTTTCTGTCATTTTTGGCCCCCACCAAGGAGGCACAAAAGTTCGCTAGAGCCGACTTTCGTCTCGTCATCCACTACTGTGCTGAATAACGTCAGGCTGACTTATGCTCTTGCACTCTTCAGTGAGTTTCCGACCCACTTGAGTCAACCATTGCGCGCCCTTGATATCTTTTCAAGGGCGTCCCGCCCCAGGCAAACTGCCCACCTATCGGGGTCCTCTTCTCAGAGTTAGGGTCGCGGTCCCAGAAGGGTAGTGTCCCATGGCCGGCTCCACGGATGCTGGCGCACCCGCTTCGACGCCTCCTACCTACTCTGTACATCCAGAACCACAACCCAGCGACAGGCTGCAGTAAAGCTCCACGGGGTCTTCACTTCCCCCTAGAGGTCTCTAGACTGTGCACTAGAATGTAAGCTTCACCGGATTCCAGTTAGGGACAGTAGGGCTCTCATTGATCCATTCATGCAAGTCGCCAATTAAGCGACAAGGTACTACGCTACCTTAAGAGGGTCATAGTTACCCCCGCTGTTTACAGGCCCTTCTTCCCGTTGAACCGGGGTTTCAGGTACCTGCACTGAGCAGGATTCAGAGATTGTACTAGCCTTTACAGGTTTGCAATCTCCTATGTTGGTATTAGACAGTTAGAGCCCCCTGGTCACTGCGACCTGCTGTCTCCACAGCAGGCACTCCTTCTCCCGAAGTTACGGAGCTAATTTGCCGAATTCCCTTAACTGAATTACTCCGACACGCCTTGGCCTTTTCAGCCAGGGGCACCTGTGTCAGTTCTCGGTACGGACATTTAGCGGCCTTTTCACGGGTCCCTGGGTGCAACCGACTTACGCATTAACAGATTCACCCGCTTCTCGCCATTACGGCTCTCCACGGGTTTCGCTGCTTAGACGGAGCGACGACTCCGCTCGGCCTGCCCTGAGACGTCAGACTGATTGCTAAATGGTACAGGAATATTAACCTGTTTCCCTTTTGGCGTACTCGAGTTACGGTACGTCTTAGGACCGACTAACCCTCGGCTGACGAACATTGCCGAGGAAACCTGGCCCCTTCGGCGGAAGGGATTCTCACCCTTCTATGCTGCTACTATTACCAGGATTTTCGTTTGCGAACGGTCCACAGGACTTCACAGCCCTGCTTCTGTCCGAACGCAACGCCTTCCTACAAGATTACCTTGCGGTACTCCGTGGTATCGGTGGTCGACTTGAGCCCCGTCAATTTTCGGGGCCCCAAACCTCGACTGGTGAGCTGTTACGCACTCTTTGAAGGATAGCTGCTTCTAAGCTAACCTTCCAGCTGTCTTGGGCTTGGGACGCCCTTTAGTGTTAACACTTAGTCGACACTTGGGGACCTTAACCACGGGCTGGGTTGTCTCCCTTACGGACTACAAGCTTACCCCAGCAGTCCGGACTCCGACTTTCTTTGACGACGGTGGGTTTGGAGTTTGACAAGCGGGCGAGGGGTTTCCCCCCCGGAACCGCCAATCAGTGCTCTACTCCACCGACGGTCTCCAGTCAGGTCATGCTGCGACATGTTTCGGAAGGAACCAGCTGATGCCGGGTTAGATTAGCATTTCACTACGAGACGCAGGTCACGCGAATGATTTGCAGATCAACACCGCTTGCGGTCCTCCACGTAGCTTTCGCCACGCTTCAACCTGCCCACGCCTAGATCACCCGGCTTCGGGTCGTGCCCCGGTGACTCCACGCACTTGTATACGTCGTGCCTCACTCTGAAGAGTTGCGCACATGTTGCTTTCGCTTCGGCTGCCCAAATATAAGGTTAGCCATTGCCACCAAGACACACTCCCTGGCCCGTTCTTCAAAACGTAAGATACGACACTGGCAGTGATACTCGTACTGCACCCTCGCGAGTGTTTCCTTCGTATCAGAGATCCTTTCATGCCGTATCGTTCTATCACTATCAGGTTTCAGGCACTTTGCACCTCCCTTCTCGGGGTACTTTTCAGCGTTCGGTCACCCTACTATTTCGCTATCGGTCTCAAGTAGTATTTAGTTTTGGAGGTTGGTGCCCCCCAGATTCCCGCACGATATCCAACGCACGGTACTCAGGGACATGTTCCGGTCTTTTGGTTTACACATACGTGACTGTCACACTCTATGGTCTGCCGTTTCAGGCAAGTTCTGTTTAGCCGCCAGACGTTTGAACAGCCCTTCAACACCACATTTCCCCGAAGGGATTCGGTTTGAACTGTGCCGGTTTCACTCGCCGTTACTTACGGCATCTCGTTTGATTTCTTTTCCTGCTCCTACTGAGATGTTTCAATTCGGAGCGTTCCCGATCATTACTGATCACTATGGAGAGGTCCCATTCGGAAATCCCGGGTTCATTGGCTCCTTGCGCCTACCCCGGGCTTATCGCAGCTTGGCACGTCCTTCGTCAGCTCTTGAGCCGAGCCATCCACCTGATAGCATATTTCCTGTATATCCTAACCAGGTCCAGTAAGCGTCCAGTATACAGCACCTGTACATGACTTCATGTACCTGCACGTCAGCACAGGCAATCAGTCCTTCCCCGGAAATTTACTTACCGGGTGCATTTGATGAGTTTGAATTGATCATAGAACTATGATCGATTATTTTAATGGTTTGAGGATTTTGTTTCGGTTTATCGGCATCTGGGTGGTGGGTTTTTTTATGCTTAGGAGGTGATCCAGCCGCAGATTCCCCTACGGCTACCTTGTTACGACTTAACCCCCCTTGCAAAGCACAGGTTCGAACACGACACAGAGTTCGTGCCCTCACCCATACCTCACTCGGGTGGTTTGACGGGCGGTGTGTGCAAGGAGCAGGGACGTATTCACCGCGCTATATTGAAACGCGATTACTACGGATTCCAGCTTCACGAGGGCGAGTTACAGCCCTCGATCCGAACTACGGATGGGTTTGGGAGATTACCAGCCCTTTTCAGGGGAGGGACCCATTGTCCCATTCATTGTAGCCCGCGTGTAGCCCGGGAAATTCGGGGCATACTGACCTACCGTGGCCCGCACCTTCCTCCGATTTAACATCGGCGGTCCCCACAGAGTACCCATCGTCCCGGAGGACATGCTGGTAACAGTGGGCACGGGTCTCGCTCGTTGCCTGACTTAACAGGATGCTTCACAGTACGAACTGGCGACGGCCATGCACCTCCTCTCAGCGATTCAGGCAAGGTCTTCAGCCTGGCCTACATTTTGCTGTCGTCCCCGGTGAGTTGTCCGGCGTTGAGTCCAATTAAACCGCAGGCTCCACCCGTTGTTGTGCTCCCCCGCCAATTCCTTTAAGTTTCAGCCTTGCGGCCGTACTTCCCAGGTGGCTCGCTTCACGGCTTCCCTGCGGCACCAGACACGGTCGCGCCATGCCTGACACCTAGCGAGCATCGTTTACGGCTGGGACTACCCGGGTATCTAATCCGGTTCGTGCCCCCAGCTTTCGTCCCTCACCGTCGAACCCGTTCTGGTAAGACGCCTTCGCCACAGGTGGTCTCACAGGGATTACAAGATTTCACTCCTACCCCTGTAGTACCTCTTACCTCTCCCGGTTCCAAGTCTGGCAGTATCCACCGAAAGCCTAACGGTTGAGCCGTCAGATTTCCCGGAGGACTGACCAAACCGGCTACGGACCCTTTAGACCCAATAATCACGATCACCACTCGGGCCGCCGGTGTTACCGCGGCGGCTGGCACCGGTCTTGCCCGGCCCTTGCTAACAGATGTATTTTACACATCTGGACAGCCAACATATGATGCTGGCACTCGGTGTCCCCTTATCACGGTTTCCCGCATTGTAAAGTTTTCGCGCCTGCTGCGCCCCGTAGGGCCTGGATTCATGTCTCAGAATCCATCTCCGGGCTCTTGCTCTCACAACCCGTACCCGTTGTAGGCTAGTAGGTACATTACACCCACTACTACCTGATAGGCCGCAGACCCATCCTTGGGCAGACGAATCCATTTTACGCATAAAGCAT
The Methanosarcina thermophila TM-1 genome window above contains:
- a CDS encoding amylo-alpha-1,6-glucosidase, with product MSGIRFGTDSFSTYEEGIKKEWIVGNGLGGYASSTVIGAGTRTYHGLLVAAPKNSPGRFVLLSSLDEEIAINDEVYRLATHKYPGTVFPSGFNYISKFILAPFPLWIYHPGPFTVKKKVFMIHNSNTTCVLYDIRARRDGALLRIFPLVNSRNFHHTTRSGDISFSQEASPSGVKLESSNGFAFSLSSNLQYHSDPKWYYNFEYDIEKQRGLNFQEDNFNPGYFESKLKAGTSHFFIAASTEDISSLTLEQVEELYTREVYRQNLLAFNSRLTEPFALKLLRATDSFIVKNPSSGENTVIAGYHWFSDWGRDTMISIPGLLLIPRRFEEAKSILKNYSKYCRRGLIPNAFLSLGGEPIYNTVDASLWFIHALGRYFAYTKDFLFLSDVWETVDSIIDNYRKGTDFGIGMDSDYLIRQGPQLTWMDAKVGEQEITPRAGKACEINALWYNALKTASSLGTLLEKNVSTYETLAAGVASNFERVFWNPEKNCLFDLVYKDEAGNEVKDSAIRPNQIFAVALPYTMLSPEKEKAIVDRVEKDLLIPFGLRTLSTDHPLYKGRYQGDPATRDAAYHNGTAWPWLLGAYVKAYRKVHNYSKESLEDMRALLQGFNTHLETAGVGTISEVFDGDYPHSPGGCISQAWSVAEILRAYVEDVLGIKP
- a CDS encoding HesB/IscA family protein, coding for MIEVTDKAAAELKSLLEQEGKPDLALRIFVAGVACSGIQYGLAFDDELKEDDVTMESNGIKLVMAKEIERNFSEGSIDFIEDENGKGFLIRNPSAGGGCGTCGGCH
- a CDS encoding nascent polypeptide-associated complex protein gives rise to the protein MFPGMGGIGGRGMNPAKMKQMMKQMGIDIKELKDVQEVVIKTANSNIIIENANVSIMTVQGSETYQIVGDAKEVPRELEIPAEDIKLVMEQTGVSEDEARRALQNSNGDLAEAIVSLSSA
- a CDS encoding M4 family metallopeptidase: MNLICNVHYGVKFNNAFWDGEQITLGDGDSARFASFAKSLDVIAHELGHGIVENTAKLVYKGQSGALNEHFADVFGTVITQLAENQTADTADWLIGDEIMGPDLYGEALRSMSEPGTAYDNSILGKDPQPAHVKDMYTGTEDQGGVHINSGIMNKAFYLTAIEIGTDEAALIWYNALQNLWPTANFKEAVGEIVRAARILAKNKRVDKNATQRVRTAFREVGLF
- a CDS encoding protealysin inhibitor emfourin gives rise to the protein MVIMHIDFESSGGYANIRLTYHGNTDTLPEEVANKLIQLVESSKVFELEKKEVTPILPGPPDVLHYKLTIHEGNRRISLSFNDVTVPESLFPLISFLQELAWEQAGKDNR